The genome window ACTGGACTGTACTGAAAGCTACTGGAGTCTCTCTCTGAGGCAGTTTCCCCATATTTGCTAATCACACAAAGGAAGGAGACACAAGGAATGTTAGTTGGCTTTTATTTTagtttgaattaaaaatattccttaaaaaaaaaaccaacacacaaCCATGGATGGAATAAGTTTTCACAGTCATGATACGACTTGCCGTAAGACAACAAGGGTAAGTAATAGCCCAGACAACTGGAGAAAAGTTTGCACCTTTATGAATTGTGGGGTGAGGGATGAGGTTAACAGTTCCTATGCTTCACATCCAGTCAGAAGGAGCATAACTAAATGCATGGCCTGCATTTAGACACTGCAGCATGGCTTTGGTAGGCTCTTAGCCTATAAGGCTTGTTTCCAGCATTTACTAAGTGCTACTGAAATGCTACAGTCTTGACTGTAGCAATGGAACCAAATCCCTTGGTATCAGGACACTGTGCTCTGGTTGGCACTACAAGATAGATTCAGGAGGGCTGTGGTAGAGCTGGCATAGCCCTCTGAGCTCACTTATACTCACTGGGAAGTACTGAGAGAGGAGGACGGTATTCATTTCTAAGGCCTGCTGCACAGTAGGTCACTGCTGGTTTGACCAGAGCTGTGACTCAAACTGGCCTTCAGACTGAGAGGAAGAGATAAACATAGATCAAAGTCACAGAGAAAAACCTCAGGTCTGCTGTGAACAAAATTAGGAATCCAGACCAATACTGAGCTTTTGTCAAACTCATCTGCTTAGGAAAAGTAGGACTTTACCTAGCAGCTCAAAGGGTGTCAGAAAACATGATTTTCTAAAAGCTTAAAAAGTGTCTATGTTCATTTTTATCTAGTGTTTGTAAAGTTAGACAACAAAGCACAATACAGACCCAGTTATGCAAGCAACAACAGAAAAGCCAGGTACGTGTTTTCTCCAATATCCTAAAGTTCCCATTAACTCttgcaattttttctttgatgAGGGCACTTGTATTTCTTCTCATTCCATTAGTGTGTCTGGAGGAACTACTGCACTGGCTGCATCTACCAAGTAcccaaaaatttatttcttggtCCTTGACATTTTTCAGGCTGAATTTCAATTTCTGCTTCATGTAGTGCTTCCTAttattgctgctgcttctcccaccTTTTCATGGGAATCTCCTTCAATTAGAGTATCATCTATATATTAGTAGAGTTTCACATGTGGAGGGAGTGAGACTGTAAAAATTCAGCAAGATTGAGCAGTCATGGGTGAATGTTTGTACCCTGGAAGGAGCCTATTAAAAAACTAAAACTGATGAGAGAACAACTGCTAAGAAagcaagaacaggaaaaaaaccaactgcAATTAAAAACAATGCAGAAAGTAGTCCTGACAGATCTCAAGGTGAAGAGTGTGCTCAAAATGCAAAGCTTCTTCAGTCAAAAGCTGTAACACGTTCTAGTGAGACTGAAGTCTGTGAGATGGGGCAGAAGGTGTGTGAGGGGGCTTTTGACAGGAGGAATGGAGACTGTGGTGTGGAGCACCATTCCCACTCTCCTGATGGAGCCCAAGATCTTGACATAAATATGAAGTGaatccagcacagctgcagagtcTGGGAAGTGTTGACTCAATGCAGCAGGTTAAGAAGGGAGCTATCTTTGAGACACAAAATGGAGAGCTTGCTAAAACCCCCAGTTCATACCTTCTCAAGTCATGAAGTTCCCTTAGGTGATTCCAGTCTACAGAATTCACTTTTGAGCAAAGAGACCTCCAGTGCCTGTGCTTTGCAAGAAGACTCAAGTGTGATCAGACAGAAaatcaagagaaaaatgagTAATTGGGCAAAGAGATGATTCTGATAGGAAGTATCTACCAGTGTGATAATACCAGATGGCCAAAGCTGAAGAACAGCCTAAAAGAAGCGCAACAAATGAGACAATGCCACTTACACTCTGATGTAAGTGGGAGACACTTTGTTAGGGCAGCTTGAGTGCAACCCATGCCTTAAGCTTTGGGCATAGAGGCCAGCTTCCGCTTCAAGTTTTCAGCAAGCTTGTCCATGAACTCAAAGGTGTTCAGGTAATCAGAGCGTGTGACACTGGCAGggggaaacaaaacaagacaGGTATTAGTTGTATAGACTCAAATGAAGCAGAGGAAGACTATTCAAAGAACTTTATGTTCTGCCTCTAAAACCAAAAGAGTTCTCTCCTGCTCATCAGGCTGGGGTGTTTGCCATAAGGCTTTGGGAAGAGGTACCCAGGTGATATTTTACAGTTATGTAGGTCTTCTTCATTTATTAGGATCTGGCCACCATAGCTAGACTGTCATATAAAACATGTAAATCTTTACAATTCCTTCTTGACTTTTTTCTCCCATTCATTTTGTGCAATAGCAGGGAGAGAGCAATCTGCACTAAGTTGCTTAGGTCAGGGAGTGTCTCATGTTTGTTTTACAGCACTGGATACAAGAAGTCTTATGAGACAGACTCCCGTTCTTTACCATATTAAAAACAGCATTCCAGCCaatgctgtgcagagccaccaTGTAAAACAGCCTTCTCTAGGCATAGTTGGTTATTTCAGACACTTACTTAGGCAGGCCTTTGATGCAGGCAGCAAGGTCCTTTGTCATGAAGCCAGATTCAATGGTCTCAATGCAGACTTCTTCCAGAGCAACTGCAAAGTTCCCGAGGCTAGTGTTGTTGTCCAGCTTAGCTCTGTGAGCAAGGCCTCTTGTCCATGCGAAGATGGAGGCTGAGAGAGAACACTCAGTTATTCTATCTTACCAGAACTTCTTGAAAGTTTCTCTAAATCATCATGTGGAACAAtaattggattttttaataCCAATAAAATGGAAAGCAGACTGAAAAAAGATACAAAATCTGGTACGGGAAAGAACACTTATCTTCATTTAGGTATCCTTTGCCTTTTGTggaacttggggaaaaaaaaaaaaccaaagcagacCTCAGAAACTACTCACTGCCTCCAGTAATCTCTACTATGCatgtcattttattttcctcctgcccAAGTCAGAAAGAATGCCAGGTGGTAGGACTCTGTAGTTACAGAGAATATTGTGACAGAAGGGTACAGTTCTTTTCCTAACACTACATTATGCTCTGGTCTCTGTGCAAATTTAGAGGATGCTTTCCCTCATGTCCCATTTCACGTACCCTTACACTTTGTGTGTGTACATGGCTTGGGGTGTGGGTGGTTTGTCTGGGCCATTAGAAAGAGtaataaaaaacaaccaacctaAGCCTTAAGGCCTTGTGGCTATAAACCAATAGTTTCCTGAAGAGTGAGTGCATAAAGACTAAGTTAGGTCCAGTTTATTGCTTGCACTCAGTCCATTCCAGCCTGTTTTTTGCTTCAGGCTGTAGCTCTGTCTGTAGAGACCCAGAGAAGCTGACTTAAGTCATGAGAGGACTGTGGGGGTGTATTCCCTTGCCTCCTCCTCATGCCACACTGTGATCTGAGAAATACTCAACAGGCCTTAGCAAACCACACCTAAGCCTTTCTCAAGCTTATCAGAAACCCAGGAACTTGTGGTGTCTAATgaacaccttttttttaaatgaacagtCTTGCAAAGGTATTTTTCTTGCCTGAATAACAACCCAAgttgaataatatttttgttactgAACTTTCAAAGAAAGTTACTGACTTGAATTGCAGCCAGGATGGAAAATTACTATAACTAAAGCCCACTCTCTTGCAACCCCATAAACAGTGACCCAAAGTAAGACCCCTCCAGCTCTCGATTATAGCGAGCTAATGCATACTATACCCTACTCTATAACAGCCCTTTAAACAGCAGCCCAAAGTACATCAATGCTGTAGCCAGGACTAGTGatctatttttctctcttttctcctctttttcttccttaaattccctctttttttcctttcttacttCCTTTAATTAATCTTTCTCTCTTTAATGCCTCTCTTCACTTTCACTCTGCCCCTTTATCCAAAACCCACTGCTGTGTGCTTATACAGCAGGTATTTCCATGCCATGTGTGTAATTTACTGATGTACTTTCTGATTGTTTGCAGACCCTCTGACTTTTGTAACTTCTTTTGATCAATGAGCATTTAAGAATCTTAGGTACTTCCTTCCCCTTAAGGGTAACCACAAtctctggaagaaaaatgcattatgACCTGCAAGTTTCACCGCTAAGTGGTACAGTTGTCTACAGAAAGGGTGCAGATGTTCTTACTCTAAACTTGTTCTTTCACGTGCAGAGATGATGAAGGGCAGTGAAAAGCAGCTCACCAATGGGGTTAGTGGAGGTTTCTTGGCCTTTCTGGTGCATGCGGTAGTGACGAGTGACTGTCCCGTGAGCAGCTTCTGCTTCTACAGTCTTGCCATCAGGGCAGACCAGCACGCTGGTCATCATCCCCAGAGAGCCATAGCCTACAAAATACAAGTTTCAAAAGCTCAGTGTCTCTTTTGGACAGCTCCCTCAAGTTCCCCTTCATCTCCCCATCCAACAATCCCCCTACATCTTCCCACTGATAGGAAAATCCCTGAACAGCAGAGCTGTAGTGCTTCTGCAATTAACTGGCAAGTCCCTACACATCAAAATAACAGTTCATCTGAACATGAAGTCCAGCTGAACCATGAGCTATAGCTATACAGACATTCTGCACCATTTCAAGGAAATTAGTTTCCTTACCTAATTTGCTGGACAGATTTCTGAAAATGTACAGTAAGAGAACAGTAAGTGTTGGGCTGCTTGTCTTTCACACAGGGtgacaggaaacaaaacaacttATTAAGAGCATCTGCTCTTGTGAGAGGAACCAGCAACTTCTGATATTGGACATTCACACCAGTTCTAACCCTGTACGTTTCAGAGATGTACATGTTTGAAAGCTGCTTTGTTTAGCAGTCCAACACATTCTTGTTCTATGGGAGGCAGTTTAGTGGCACTACTTCAGAAAGAGTGCATTACATAAAGCCACACATCTCATCCTGTGGAATTCTGCATCCATATTTATTTTGGCACCAGGCACCTTGGTTATAGAGGATTTTGATAAAGCATTGCAATTATGTCTAATTAAACATATCAATATCTCTCTTTACACCTGACAGGTAGCTTTAGGTCCTGAAAGTTTTATGACTTATCTGCAGAGTGTGATGGCAGACTTATCTGCCATCACACTCAGCAGCAGTCAGCTTCACTCAAGCTGTCAGTAACAGAACCAGCTGTCTAAATACTGTCCATGAGACTAGAAAGCCTACTAGTTATCATGGGGTAGAAACTTCCCTCCTGTAAATAAATACAACTACAGAGTCTACATTCAATAgattttcttgtaaaaaaaaaaggcaaaaaaaagcaaaatcaaaatttttttgACTGCCTGATACCTCCATGACTGGAAACAAGTTTGAAATACAAGTTTTGAGACCAAACATCACATCCTGGGCCATTCCATAAGATATGACAGAAGGACAAGAGACTGCCACTAAGCCTGCTTCAGTGTGGCACAGGAAGCACCTCATACCTTGTGCAACAGAGTCAGACTGCACATCCCCATCGTAGTTCTTGCAAGCCCAGACAAAGCCTCCTTCAGATTTCATGGCCTGAGCAACCATGTCATCAATGAGCCTGTGCTCATACCAGATCTTTTTGGCTTCAAACTGGGACTTGTATTCTCtaggaaacaaaaatcaaaacacctTGTCATACAAACAGGGAATTGGCAGAGTCTGTACATAGAGAGGTGCACAGAGGTAAgactaaaaccaaaaaaccctgcaTTCTCGTTACTCTTTTTCCCCTTGGCTGCTTCAGAATTATAGAGGCACCCACAGAGAATCTGTGGCTTTATTAGAAGATATGGACACCACAGCCACATTTAGCAGAGCTTTCCACATTGAGTATTGTGCCTTGCAGGACAAGGGAGACTGTGACAGAGATggcctgccctgtgcccttAAAGTGTTGCTGAGTGTCTGAAAAAGCAACTCACAAGGCTGGAGAGGATGTTCCTGCTGCAGACTTGTGCACCGCAGTAGGAAGTACAGAACTGATTACCTGTCATAGATGTCTTGGAAGATGTCTTTGAAGCGGCCATCGTATTTCTTCAGAATGGTGTTTTTGGTGCTCATGTAGAGGGGCCAGCCTTTAGACAGCGCCATCTGGAAGGAACTGTGGGCAAAATCCTTGATAGACTGGTCAAGATTGTACATTCCCATGGCTACACCACCACAGCCTGTTAGTGGAGGAAGAACAGATAGGAATAAACTAGATTTAGTTTTGGTTTAAGAATTTTATTCTCCCCATAGCATACTCTGGCTGGCAGACAGActggtgctgtccccaggtgtcttAATCTAGTTCTCAATTTAAGATTGGTTCTTTCAGGAGAAGATTTGCTTTGTGTTATCAGCTCAAAGTTCCAGCAGTTCTGTGACACATGGATAGGaaggtggttttgttttacagGCAAGTACACCTTAATAATGTGATCTAATCCCTCTAAGAAGTTTTGTTCTAATCCAGCCTAAGTACTCAAGCACACTGTGACAGAAGTGAATGTACTTGAACTCCTACTAGCTATTCAAGTAATACAGTCTTTTTCTATcaaagcagcaggcagcagtttGGAGCAGGAGGTCTCAGTCAAAGTCAGAAAGGGATGTGCTCACACCTTAAAGGCTCTGCACCTTCAGAACTAACTCCAGCAGTCAAGGACTGCTTTGCCTAGCTCAGGTAAACAAGACTCCACATGAATTCCTGTATTTTCAGCATATGTGTGGCCTACCCTGGTGCTTTGATCCACCCACTCAGGCTCACCTCTACCAAGTTGTGGGAAGAATGTGCCAATCATGTGGGAGCTCAGGCAAGCCCTGAGAAGGCTCTGAGGAACTATCAACATTCACATGACTTAGATTGTGTAAGGCAGATGTGTTAGAAGCGCAAACGGAAGTGTGCTGAACTTGCAGCCCAGCTCACCCGGAAGAAAGCAGCACTCAGATCATGGAAGAGGATGATTGTGGGTGAAAGGAGGGTCTAGAGCTTCAGGAGAAagctttgtcattttcagagcaCAACTCTTTCTAATGAAAACTAGATGCCATGTACTTAATTTTAAGCACCTCACTACCAGCATCTATCTAGTTTTTGTACAGAACCAACATTAGGGAGCTTTGTTCTAGAAACACCCACAGTTTTAAAATAGCtactttttctaatatccattTGTCCTTACCACCTTCAGATGGTTGTTACTATATGGACATACATGCAGAATGAAGAGGGGAAGCCAGAGGAGGTTTATCTGCTTGCCAAGATAGCAATGTCATTTAAAGTTGATATTGGCAGAGAATGAAATCCCTGTTGTTACATGTTATCTCTGTACCTTGCCTATGGAGTCAAGGACAGTTCAGGGTGTGATCAGCTACACAGACTGTGTCCTTTGGAACCATGATTTCACAGTTGCTGGATGACAGCTATTAATTTTGAATAAAACAGCTATTTTCATACatgtaaaagaaaattcttattGCAGTCATACAATCCTACTGCCTCCTAAAAATCTCTTGATTCAATGTCAAGGTTGAACATATTAATACAGCAAAAAGACAAGCTTCCCTCAATTATTTGGGAGATGTGCTGGCACAACAGTTATCTGTGGGGAGGCCAGCTCCCTAGAGGAACAGCAGTAATCTGCCATCTTTGCATTTCCCTGCCTTCTGCTTGCTGATGCAATGCAGAGTAGCAAACAAGACTGGCAGCTGGATGGCCACACATCTCCAACACAGGCTCACCAGTCACCTagcaaatgaaaacagattGGGACTGGCCACAAAGGTGAACTCCAGATGAAAGGCTATGCAACAAGAGATGATAGAGATGTAGGTTCTTAGGAGCAAGCATGCCAGAGAAATCAAGTATTACAAAGGAGGGTCGTATGTCAGTCTTGGTAGCTGTTTGCCAAACCAACTGCACACAAACCAATTGGTTTatgtggtttcatttttttgtagCTAAATAGGTCACTGTAAGACTTTACATCCTGAACCCTTTGATTAATGATAGACAGAGACATGACTTGTATGATGTTTCCTTGAATCCTGCCCCCTAGAGCAAACAGCCTGAGTACTGGCAACATGTCTGCAACTCCTTCCATTAACAAAGCCAGAACTCCTCTGAGCCTTGCAATGTCTGCAACCAGCAGAGCAATAGGGAGAAGAGTGACACCAAAACCTTTGGGACTGCATCTATTAAAACAGTTACAGCCTACACAGTCAGGAGCATCCTTGTGAAATCCTCTTTCCACCTTACAGACTGTGTTAATTCCCAATTCTCTTGAGCATTTAAAAAGACTGCTTCATAAAGAAGGGCAAAAACTGCAAAGGTATAGAGATCAGCAAAACAAACTAAACCCAGAAAGAACTGGACATGGATTGCTCTCAAATATATCTCCCCATAGGTCAAACCTAGTTTACATTGTAAGTTTGCCTCTgatcagagagaaaaacatatATGCTGCTACCAGAGTTGTCATACAATGAGCATGACAGGTGGCCAATCTAATATGGTTGTGTTCTTGATGTGCCTCTTTGATCCCAGGAAGATTTCACGGTTCTTTCAGTACTTGACAAATAAATGAAGAAGGCCCAAACTTTCTCCCCCATTCTCCCTCAAAGTCATATTTTACCATCAAACAGATTTGACTGGTAATTCAaggctgaattaaaaaaaaaaaaaaatatcagtgtaTCAGTTTTCATGACTAATTAGAGAAAATACCTACTTTCGAAGTTATGGACCAGATATGTGACTGGTTTGCCTCCATCTGCAGGAGTGTAGGTCATCTCTACTTTTCCAGGCCCAGGTACCACAAAATCGGTTGCTCtgtactgttaaaaaaaaaaaagccatgatAATTTTTCTATCAAGAAGAGAGAACCATTAAAGACAGTCCTCATTTGGGAGGGCAGGTTACAGAAAAACAGTTGGACTAAAAACCCCATTAAGCAGACTCTTTCTTCAGCCATATTGTCATTGGATTATTTTACTAGAGCTTAGAAAGACGAGAGTCATGGAATcacttaggttggaaaagactcttaagatcatcaagtccaacagttaacccagcactgccaagagcATCACTAAACTGTATCCTTAAATAGTCAAAAGTCCACCTGTTTCAGAAGCCATCTTCCCCTTTAGGGGAAAAAGCTCACAGATTCTTGGGCCCCATCAATGGGCAGAGTATCTACTTTTGCAGATGTGCTGAAGTTTTAAAGTGCAGAGTATTTAGACTGTTGTGTGGTTGGTGGATAGAaaggctcctctccctgccttaAAAAAGCCATTCATATTACAGCTGCTGATCATGTAGGGTTCATACATCATACAAGATGGCATTTGAAAGGCCAACCTGTATAAGAGCCTTTGAAGTTAAAAACTTTAGGTATGTAAATGCTGTCTCATCTTCCCAATTGTCCTGAACAGTACTATTGAAGGTTACATTACCTTGAAACTTGTTATTCTTTTTCATGTAGCTTTCCTCCTATTAAGGGAATCTGTTCCCTGAGCTGTTCTGAATTTAGTGTCTCGCTCCTATGTCCTTTGTATGTTCTGATATTGCTCCTTTCACTTTAATCTCATACTTTTGCAGGGTTTCAATCCTTTCCCTTTAATCCACTGTTTCCTATTATTTTAACCTTCTCAATTTTTCACAACCTTTAAGGATGTTGAATCCCATTGTTTTCTAGTGCCAGGGTTCTGCAACTATTGTCCTCTTGAAAACTTATTATTTTACCTTCCTATAGCAGGTAATTTAATGACTTGTCCTCAGTTTCCAGGTTTAGCCACCTATTTAAGCACTTGGCTCTTCTAGAAGACTTCTCTTTTGCCATGTTTGGTAGCTTTATAACATATGATTGCCCATGGAGAACAGTATGACTGATTCTTATCTTCCAGGCTACTCAGAGGGCACAACACTGAGAATGGTTCCAGGGCTTTCCACAGCCTTGTACTACCATTGTCAGGGAAGTTCTGATAAGAGATTTCCCTACTTCTGTACCACAGCCTGATGTACCCAGGTCAGCTACCAACTCTGCAGGTGTGCTGTGCAAGAAACCACACCCCCATACAGAAGGCAATTTTGCCT of Zonotrichia leucophrys gambelii isolate GWCS_2022_RI chromosome 7, RI_Zleu_2.0, whole genome shotgun sequence contains these proteins:
- the IDH1 gene encoding isocitrate dehydrogenase [NADP] cytoplasmic yields the protein MSKKIRGGSVVEMQGDEMTRVIWELIKEKLIFPYVDLDLHSYDLGIEHRDATNDKVTVEAAEAIKKYNVGIKCATITPDENRVEEFKLKQMWKSPNGTIRNILGGTVFREAIICKNIPRLVSGWVKPIVIGRHAYGDQYRATDFVVPGPGKVEMTYTPADGGKPVTYLVHNFESCGGVAMGMYNLDQSIKDFAHSSFQMALSKGWPLYMSTKNTILKKYDGRFKDIFQDIYDREYKSQFEAKKIWYEHRLIDDMVAQAMKSEGGFVWACKNYDGDVQSDSVAQGYGSLGMMTSVLVCPDGKTVEAEAAHGTVTRHYRMHQKGQETSTNPIASIFAWTRGLAHRAKLDNNTSLGNFAVALEEVCIETIESGFMTKDLAACIKGLPNVTRSDYLNTFEFMDKLAENLKRKLASMPKA